The Dendropsophus ebraccatus isolate aDenEbr1 chromosome 3, aDenEbr1.pat, whole genome shotgun sequence genome includes a region encoding these proteins:
- the LOC138786080 gene encoding proteinase-activated receptor 1-like, with protein MEGKRGLRLLCLAGLLCAGICQVQGGNDKGNLTLKTFYSVPVDDDFEDFPEDAIDASGEESGHDPEHEPHMPRSRGIVTDNKKNITAQAQHYLSGQWLTRLVPSVYTLVFFVALPLNVLAMIIFVFKMKVRKPAVVYMLNLAAADVLFVSVLPFNIIYRFSGNNWFFGPGMCQFVTAAFYCNMYCSILLMTSISVDRFLAVVYPMHSLSWRTMSRAWLVCSLIWIISIASVVPLFLSEQTQHIASLDITTCHDVLDLKDLKNFYLYYFSTFILVFFFIPLIVTTISYVFIIHSLSSSGIENSCKKTRALVLAIIVLCVFIMCFGPTNCIFLIHYLYFHQGANESLYFAYILCACISSISCCLDPLIYYYASSQCQRYLYSLICCKKVDEPITSSGQFISSASKNETGVTTAKNSIYRKLLT; from the coding sequence gTAATGACAAAGGAAATTTGACCCTGAAAACATTTTATAGTGTTCCTGTTGATGATGATTTTGAAGATTTTCCAGAGGATGCAATTGATGCGTCTGGTGAAGAGTCAGGGCATGACCCAGAACATGAGCCGCATATGCCTCGCAGCCGGGGGATAGTAACAGATAATAAGAAGAATATTACTGCTCAGGCCCAACACTATCTCAGCGGTCAGTGGTTGACCAGGCTTGTACCATCAGTCTACACTCTGGTATTTTTTGTAGCTTTGCCTCTGAATGTGCTAGCGATGATCATATTCGTATTTAAGATGAAGGTTAGAAAACCAGCGGTGGTATACATGCTGAACCTGGCCGCTGCTGACGTGCTCTTTGTTAGCGTGCTTCCTTTCAACATCATTTACCGCTTCTCTGGAAATAACTGGTTCTTTGGACCTGGAATGTGCCAATTTGTCACTGCGGCGTTTTACTGTAACATGTACTGCTCCATCCTGCTCATGACCAGCATCAGTGTGGACAGGTTCCTGGCTGTGGTCTATCCAATGCATTCACTCTCCTGGCGGACAATGAGTAGGGCTTGGCTGGTCTGTTCCCTCATCTGGATCATATCTATTGCTAGTGTAGTGCCACTTTTCTTGAGCGAACAAACTCAACACATTGCCTCGCTGGACATCACAACCTGCCATGACGTCCTGGACCTGAAAGACCTTAAGAACTTCTACCTCTACTATTTTTCCACTTTCATCCTTGTCTTTTTTTTCATTCCCTTAATTGTTACCACCATCTCCTATGTTTTTATCATCCACAGTCTGAGCAGTTCTGGCATTGAGAACTCATGTAAGAAGACCCGAGCCTTGGTCTTAGCCATTATCGTGCTTTGTGTTTTTATCATGTGCTTTGGACCAACAAATTGTATCTTTCTGATTCATTACTTGTATTTCCACCAGGGGGCCAATGAGTCTTTGTATTTTGCCTATATACTTTGTGCCTGTATCAGCAGCATCAGTTGTTGTCTTGACCCTCTGATCTACTATTACGCATCCTCTCAGTGTCAGAGATACCTGTATAGTCTGATATGCTGTAAGAAGGTAGATGAACCCATAACCAGCAGCGGTCAGTTTATTAGTTCTGCAAGCAAAAATGAGACCGGTGTCACAACAGCCAAGAATAGTATATACCGGAAGCTGTTAACCTAG